The following are encoded in a window of Posidoniimonas polymericola genomic DNA:
- a CDS encoding IS3 family transposase translates to MKHAWITEHRGSFPIALMCELLGVSRSGYYDSIDRSVSPRAERTARIHAGVRQVFAESHTIYGPAKIAEALRENQELESACRNTVARAMRDLGLKSRVRRAFTPTTTTSDPSKRPAPNTLGRDFTAERPNQKWVTDITYLPTAAGWVYLAAVVDLFSRKVVGWAMSDSLATPLVSGALRHAVQSRRPNRGELLHHSDRGCQYTSEGYQKTLKTLGIECSMSRRGDCYDNAVAERFFWSLKHEWTKHETYDDLEAARQSVFKYIDVFYNRQRLHQSLGYKTPEQFEAENAPAIAA, encoded by the coding sequence GTGAAGCACGCCTGGATCACCGAGCACCGCGGCTCCTTTCCAATCGCGCTGATGTGCGAACTCTTGGGCGTGAGCCGCTCGGGCTACTACGACTCGATCGACCGTTCCGTCAGCCCGCGGGCGGAGCGGACCGCGAGGATTCACGCCGGCGTTCGGCAGGTGTTCGCCGAGAGCCACACGATCTACGGCCCGGCCAAGATCGCCGAGGCTCTCAGGGAGAACCAGGAGTTGGAGAGCGCCTGCCGCAACACGGTCGCCCGTGCGATGAGGGATCTGGGCCTCAAGAGCCGGGTCCGCAGGGCGTTCACGCCGACGACAACCACGTCCGACCCGTCGAAGCGTCCGGCGCCCAACACGCTGGGCCGCGACTTCACGGCCGAGCGGCCCAACCAGAAGTGGGTCACCGACATCACCTACCTGCCGACCGCGGCGGGGTGGGTCTACCTGGCCGCGGTGGTCGACCTGTTCAGCCGCAAGGTGGTGGGCTGGGCGATGAGCGACTCGCTGGCGACGCCGCTGGTCAGTGGGGCGTTGCGTCACGCGGTCCAGTCGCGTCGCCCCAACCGGGGCGAGCTGCTGCACCACAGCGACCGCGGCTGTCAGTACACCAGCGAGGGCTACCAGAAGACCCTCAAGACGCTGGGCATCGAGTGCTCGATGAGCCGCCGCGGCGACTGCTACGACAACGCGGTGGCCGAGCGGTTCTTCTGGTCACTCAAGCACGAGTGGACCAAGCACGAAACCTACGACGACCTAGAAGCGGCACGCCAAAGCGTGTTCAAATACATCGACGTGTTCTACAATCGCCAGCGGCTTCACCAGTCGCTCGGCTACAAGACACCCGAGCAATTCGAAGCCGAAAACGCCCCGGCAATAGCGGCGTAG
- a CDS encoding transposase, giving the protein MDDQSKRKRPTYSEEFKRDAVRLVVEEGYSIKAASQAVGVCEASLRGWHAKLVPPPEPCGEEATVAELRDELKRVRRQLKRAELEREILKKATAYFAKEST; this is encoded by the coding sequence ATGGACGATCAATCGAAGCGGAAGCGGCCAACGTACAGCGAGGAGTTCAAGCGTGACGCGGTGCGTCTGGTAGTTGAGGAGGGGTATTCGATCAAGGCGGCGAGCCAGGCGGTAGGGGTGTGCGAGGCGTCGCTGCGGGGCTGGCATGCGAAGCTTGTCCCGCCCCCCGAGCCTTGCGGCGAAGAGGCGACGGTCGCCGAGCTCCGCGACGAGTTGAAGCGGGTCCGCAGGCAGCTCAAGCGGGCGGAGCTGGAGCGAGAAATCCTAAAAAAAGCCACGGCGTACTTCGCGAAGGAGTCGACGTGA
- a CDS encoding SUMF1/EgtB/PvdO family nonheme iron enzyme, translating into MWDKSAKPVVIEVPAGSYHIGDELVPDASPRHEKHFAESFWIDRFPVSWRDYETFVAGGGYGKQELWRRAGADSDWQMPDSVDASCRGLIESSGPLRNRLSGKVHQSSDLPLTGLSWFAAQAFCSFFSARLPFESEWEAAMQGAQPTSQHDPFTQHSVWRGSFSCECLPGLIEEWTADAFSPCYWRADGYNRGHHLKSAGGSSDASVRGAPPGTSGFTISWRKGKSPNETSPYRGFRRVWDMLPSDLPVWGE; encoded by the coding sequence ATGTGGGACAAAAGTGCAAAACCTGTCGTGATCGAAGTCCCAGCTGGGTCTTATCACATCGGCGATGAGCTGGTGCCCGACGCTAGTCCCCGGCATGAGAAGCACTTCGCGGAGAGTTTCTGGATCGACCGGTTCCCAGTCTCGTGGCGCGACTACGAGACTTTTGTGGCTGGCGGGGGGTACGGCAAGCAGGAACTTTGGAGGAGAGCCGGGGCAGATTCTGATTGGCAAATGCCCGACTCAGTCGACGCCAGTTGTCGCGGTCTCATTGAATCGAGCGGCCCTCTACGAAATAGGCTGAGTGGGAAGGTACACCAGTCGTCCGACCTCCCCCTAACCGGATTGAGCTGGTTTGCGGCGCAGGCGTTTTGCAGCTTCTTCTCGGCGCGGCTCCCCTTTGAGTCTGAGTGGGAGGCCGCCATGCAGGGCGCCCAACCCACTAGTCAGCATGACCCATTCACTCAGCACTCAGTCTGGCGTGGTTCATTCTCCTGCGAGTGCCTCCCTGGTCTGATTGAGGAATGGACCGCGGACGCGTTCAGCCCGTGCTACTGGAGAGCGGACGGGTACAACCGCGGGCATCACCTGAAGTCTGCCGGAGGCTCATCGGACGCTTCGGTCCGGGGCGCTCCACCGGGAACATCTGGGTTCACCATATCTTGGCGCAAAGGTAAGTCGCCCAATGAAACAAGTCCCTATCGGGGATTCCGTCGCGTATGGGACATGCTTCCCTCAGACCTACCGGTCTGGGGGGAGTGA